In Terriglobus sp. TAA 43, a single window of DNA contains:
- a CDS encoding GtrA family protein produces the protein MKARITSIFQSGEFVRFLLVGVCNTLFGYVCYAAFVAVYKHFLPQHMLYLTVDLASITATPLGVTFSFLTYKFFVFKTKGNYLREWLRCLMVYGAASLPNLILLPLVTKLLMTVQAARGVAPYLAGAIVMGGVALFTYVAHKKFSFVPGKPTQPLEPTGALS, from the coding sequence TTGAAGGCACGCATTACCAGCATCTTTCAGTCCGGCGAATTCGTGAGGTTTCTCCTGGTCGGCGTCTGTAACACACTGTTTGGTTACGTTTGCTACGCGGCATTTGTGGCGGTGTACAAACACTTCCTTCCGCAACACATGTTGTACCTGACGGTGGATCTTGCATCCATCACAGCCACGCCGCTCGGCGTCACTTTTTCTTTCCTCACGTATAAGTTTTTCGTCTTTAAGACGAAAGGGAACTATCTTCGCGAGTGGCTTCGCTGTCTTATGGTCTATGGAGCTGCGTCGCTCCCGAATCTGATTCTGTTGCCTTTGGTGACGAAGCTGCTGATGACGGTGCAGGCCGCGCGCGGTGTTGCGCCTTATCTTGCTGGTGCGATCGTGATGGGTGGTGTGGCCCTCTTTACCTACGTGGCACACAAGAAGTTTTCCTTTGTTCCGGGTAAGCCTACCCAGCCGTTAGAGCCAACAGGCGCACTTTCCTAA
- a CDS encoding glycosyltransferase: MTIETPKRLRIVIPVFNDWESLNILLRELDAVAPALPYRVVVSAVDDGSIQSSEGMLTSVEHLQSLEEVEIVRLSTNVGHQRAIACGLCLACDTADMDAVLIMDSDGEDPPQTIPELLAATSGKKDFCVVGARRKRSENFTFRMSYIIYKNVFKAVTGKRIGHGNFSLLSAGYASRLVMLPDLWNNLAAALMRSRLPIHQVFIDRGTRYAGKSKMNFTSLIVHGFSAISVYADTIFVRLLLATLVGAGITVVASTTAILLRLFVPAYATPGWATTVTFSLIIIVLQAFFTSLTSLLSLLNNRVQRLILPIVDYKPYVRTVEKIFSRTQSA; encoded by the coding sequence ATGACGATTGAAACCCCTAAACGCCTGCGCATCGTGATACCCGTCTTCAATGACTGGGAAAGCCTGAACATCCTGCTTCGCGAGCTGGACGCGGTAGCCCCTGCCCTGCCGTATCGAGTGGTAGTGTCCGCCGTAGATGACGGCTCCATTCAGAGCTCCGAGGGCATGCTGACATCAGTGGAGCATCTGCAATCGCTGGAAGAGGTCGAGATCGTGCGGCTGTCCACGAATGTGGGACATCAGCGCGCGATCGCTTGCGGCCTGTGCCTGGCCTGCGATACCGCGGATATGGACGCCGTGCTCATCATGGATTCCGACGGCGAAGACCCACCGCAAACAATTCCAGAATTGCTGGCGGCAACCAGCGGCAAGAAGGATTTCTGCGTGGTTGGTGCGCGGCGGAAGCGCTCGGAAAACTTTACCTTCCGCATGTCGTACATCATCTACAAGAACGTCTTTAAGGCAGTGACGGGCAAGCGGATTGGCCACGGCAATTTCTCTCTGCTCTCTGCCGGATACGCTTCGCGCCTGGTGATGCTGCCGGACCTTTGGAACAACCTTGCTGCCGCGCTCATGCGTTCTCGCCTGCCGATCCACCAGGTGTTCATTGACCGTGGGACTCGCTATGCCGGCAAGAGCAAGATGAATTTCACCTCGCTGATCGTGCATGGGTTCAGCGCCATCAGCGTGTATGCGGATACGATTTTTGTTCGATTGCTGCTGGCAACACTGGTTGGAGCAGGCATCACTGTTGTGGCATCGACAACCGCTATCCTGCTGCGATTGTTCGTGCCCGCATATGCCACTCCCGGTTGGGCCACGACGGTTACGTTCAGCCTGATCATCATCGTGTTGCAGGCGTTCTTTACTTCGCTGACATCGTTGCTCAGCCTGCTGAATAACCGGGTGCAACGGCTGATTCTGCCGATCGTGGACTACAAACCGTATGTGCGGACGGTGGAGAAAATCTTCTCCCGCACACAGTCTGCATGA
- a CDS encoding RNA polymerase sigma factor, whose translation MNRKQSPHPGQEEPENGHDFRGSEDSLDVIEPEEAAEETENSPEAQQSDPDGVGEDMGTLALNPGMLGGAEVDQDVRGKGLAADLNAVATAGKASETGDADVMLRLKAGDLDCFEYLMNKYRRPIVHFMFRMVHNQAVAEEMAQEVFLRVYRARETYRAEARFTTWLYRIATNLAVNYARDTKNERTAPTIHLDEPDPETGSMHDVADVTPNVEADLLRDERMKAIKAHVLALPERQRMAVLMHKYQEMDYKQIGAVLKLSESATKSLLFRAYQTLRERLKEFV comes from the coding sequence ATGAATCGCAAGCAGAGCCCCCATCCCGGACAGGAAGAGCCAGAGAATGGCCACGATTTTCGTGGGTCTGAGGATTCGCTCGACGTAATCGAGCCGGAAGAGGCCGCCGAAGAGACAGAAAATTCCCCGGAAGCGCAACAATCTGACCCCGATGGGGTCGGAGAAGATATGGGTACGCTGGCGCTGAATCCGGGAATGCTGGGCGGTGCGGAGGTCGATCAGGACGTCCGCGGTAAGGGTCTGGCGGCTGATCTGAACGCGGTAGCCACGGCAGGCAAGGCGTCTGAGACAGGCGACGCGGATGTAATGCTCCGGCTGAAGGCAGGCGATCTGGACTGCTTTGAGTACCTGATGAACAAGTATCGCCGCCCGATCGTTCACTTCATGTTCCGCATGGTTCACAACCAGGCAGTGGCGGAGGAGATGGCGCAGGAGGTATTTCTGCGGGTGTATCGTGCCCGCGAAACCTATCGCGCTGAAGCCCGGTTCACGACGTGGCTGTATCGCATTGCCACGAATCTGGCGGTAAACTACGCCCGCGACACCAAGAACGAGCGGACCGCTCCGACCATCCACCTGGATGAACCGGATCCGGAAACCGGCAGCATGCATGACGTGGCGGACGTAACGCCCAACGTGGAAGCCGACCTGCTGCGGGACGAACGGATGAAAGCGATCAAGGCGCACGTATTGGCCCTGCCGGAACGCCAGCGCATGGCCGTGCTGATGCACAAGTACCAAGAGATGGATTACAAGCAGATTGGCGCCGTACTGAAGTTGAGCGAGTCTGCAACGAAATCTCTGCTGTTTCGCGCCTACCAGACACTGCGCGAGCGACTAAAAGAGTTTGTGTAA
- the rfbH gene encoding lipopolysaccharide biosynthesis protein RfbH, with translation MSTEQSASLRNQILDLVQQYHAAAFPAKEFVPGTSKVPVSGKVIRAEDMVAAVDATLDGWFTTGRWAKDFERKLARFVGVRSASFVNSGSSANLVALSALCSPQLGERQLKPGDEVITVAAGFPTTVNPIVQNRLVPVFLDVTVPGYEVDTTQLEAAYSPKVKAVMIAHTLGNVFDLDAVTAFCKKYNLWLVEDCCDALGATWRGQKVGTFGDIATVSFYPAHHITTGEGGAVLTDKPALRVLIESWRDWGRDCWCEPGVDNTCGKRFDWQLGTLPCGYDHKYTYSHIGYNLKGTDMQAALGVTQLDKLPEFIARRKENFAYLKAALQPVADKLILPEASEHADPSWFGFPIGVREDAGFTRDQLTRYLDSKAVHTRLIFAGNLLRQPAYANIEHRVIGDLKNTDFVMNQTFWIGVFPGLSNAMLDYVVQNILDYATQEQPALNVL, from the coding sequence ATGTCCACGGAACAATCAGCTTCTCTGCGCAACCAGATTCTCGATCTTGTTCAGCAGTACCACGCTGCTGCATTTCCAGCAAAGGAGTTCGTCCCCGGAACTTCTAAGGTGCCTGTGTCCGGCAAAGTGATTCGCGCCGAAGACATGGTTGCTGCTGTCGATGCAACACTTGATGGATGGTTCACAACCGGTCGCTGGGCTAAAGACTTTGAACGCAAGCTTGCGCGATTCGTTGGCGTGCGCTCTGCGTCTTTTGTGAACTCCGGTTCTTCTGCAAATCTAGTTGCATTGAGCGCACTGTGTTCTCCGCAACTTGGCGAACGACAGTTAAAGCCCGGTGATGAAGTCATCACCGTTGCTGCGGGCTTCCCCACCACGGTCAATCCCATCGTTCAGAATCGCCTTGTGCCTGTGTTTCTTGACGTCACAGTGCCGGGCTATGAAGTGGATACAACGCAATTGGAAGCGGCTTACAGCCCCAAGGTGAAGGCCGTAATGATTGCTCATACGTTGGGCAATGTCTTCGACCTGGATGCCGTCACCGCGTTCTGCAAGAAGTACAACTTGTGGCTCGTGGAAGATTGCTGCGATGCACTGGGTGCAACATGGCGCGGACAAAAAGTCGGAACCTTTGGCGATATAGCAACAGTTAGTTTCTACCCCGCACATCACATCACCACGGGCGAAGGTGGCGCAGTTCTTACAGACAAGCCTGCGCTGCGCGTGTTGATTGAAAGCTGGCGCGATTGGGGCCGTGATTGCTGGTGCGAACCCGGGGTGGATAACACCTGCGGCAAGCGCTTCGATTGGCAACTGGGCACACTGCCCTGCGGCTACGATCACAAGTACACGTACTCCCACATTGGCTACAACTTAAAGGGTACGGACATGCAGGCAGCGCTTGGTGTTACGCAACTTGACAAGTTGCCTGAATTCATCGCGCGTCGTAAAGAAAATTTTGCATATCTAAAAGCGGCGCTGCAGCCCGTTGCAGACAAGCTCATTCTTCCGGAAGCCTCTGAACATGCCGATCCAAGCTGGTTCGGATTCCCGATTGGTGTTCGAGAAGACGCAGGCTTCACACGCGATCAACTGACACGCTATCTGGATTCCAAGGCTGTCCACACGCGCCTGATCTTTGCTGGCAACCTGTTGCGGCAGCCCGCTTACGCAAACATCGAGCATCGCGTAATTGGCGATCTCAAGAACACAGACTTTGTAATGAACCAGACATTCTGGATTGGAGTATTCCCCGGTCTATCGAATGCAATGCTCGATTATGTGGTGCAGAACATTCTGGACTATGCGACACAGGAACAGCCTGCTTTAAACGTACTTTAA
- a CDS encoding MarR family winged helix-turn-helix transcriptional regulator, with the protein MRNITPSVQKTVKLAAELRPSILRLSRHLRREALRGGSSSVDMQLLGTLREEPGLGVSELADMEQMSRPAMSAHIKRLMQLGYVQRETAKGEVDRRRVGLSVTRTGTQYLRAVSERRADWLAERLSELGAEERTALDRATKSLRLILESAGEPV; encoded by the coding sequence ATGCGTAACATCACGCCTTCGGTACAAAAAACGGTCAAACTGGCCGCCGAACTTCGCCCCTCGATTCTCCGTCTTAGCCGTCATCTTCGCCGGGAAGCTCTCCGCGGTGGAAGCTCGTCCGTGGATATGCAACTGTTGGGCACACTTCGGGAAGAACCCGGACTGGGTGTGTCAGAACTGGCAGACATGGAGCAGATGAGCCGCCCCGCAATGAGCGCCCACATTAAGCGGCTGATGCAGTTGGGTTATGTTCAGCGGGAAACCGCAAAGGGAGAGGTGGATCGCCGCCGCGTGGGGCTGTCCGTCACTCGAACCGGAACACAGTATCTTCGCGCCGTGAGTGAACGCCGTGCAGACTGGTTAGCAGAACGCCTCTCTGAACTGGGGGCTGAGGAACGCACCGCACTGGATCGCGCAACAAAATCGCTGAGACTGATTCTGGAATCTGCCGGCGAACCAGTTTAA
- a CDS encoding TlpA disulfide reductase family protein — MTTKIFTTALIAAALTASVALAQRPARHWAGTAVVTNNGNDITTNIPVELDLSAPAKNGSITGTFLNGDLRSPSSRGTLTGSHLKLQFHSFARTLEGDIHGDTFTGTFGGARIKKPYTITLHRDADGKPATVFAAASKATGSHKGTTINGTWEIALPTKSDKGEDAWTMTVAPFRGDGEIRAVIQRIDGDSGALFGRFDEAAGEYHVSRFGDFGATIYTLRPNADGTLQVINPRDPKENNVARRPEDARKEKLAPPTEATEQTTLENPAEPLHFQGPNLTGQIVSSTDPEFKGKVVIAAIGGSWCPNCHDEAPLLVELYNKYHQRGLEIVDLSFEEDDQLKNPERLRSFVTKYKIPYTVLLMGTPDDLNAKLPQGKNLNAWPTSFFIGRDGLVKQIHAGFSGPATGQAYVDLRKETFALVEKLLAEPAAR, encoded by the coding sequence ATGACCACCAAGATATTCACCACCGCCCTGATCGCCGCAGCCCTGACGGCATCCGTTGCCCTGGCGCAGCGTCCCGCTCGGCACTGGGCCGGAACCGCCGTTGTAACCAACAACGGCAACGACATTACAACGAATATCCCGGTGGAACTGGATCTCTCTGCACCCGCGAAGAATGGCTCAATCACCGGTACGTTCCTGAATGGTGACCTGCGCTCGCCTTCCAGCCGCGGCACGTTGACCGGATCGCACCTGAAGCTGCAGTTCCACTCCTTTGCGCGCACCCTCGAAGGCGACATTCACGGCGACACCTTCACTGGCACATTTGGCGGTGCGCGTATCAAGAAGCCTTACACCATAACCCTGCACCGCGACGCAGACGGCAAGCCTGCGACGGTGTTCGCTGCGGCGTCCAAGGCCACAGGATCGCATAAGGGAACAACCATCAATGGTACGTGGGAGATTGCCCTGCCCACCAAGAGCGACAAGGGCGAAGACGCATGGACGATGACTGTTGCACCCTTCCGTGGCGACGGCGAGATCCGCGCTGTGATCCAACGCATTGATGGCGACAGCGGCGCTCTGTTCGGCCGGTTTGATGAGGCCGCAGGCGAATATCACGTCAGTCGTTTTGGTGATTTCGGTGCGACTATCTACACCCTGCGTCCGAATGCGGATGGCACGTTGCAGGTGATCAATCCGCGTGACCCGAAGGAGAACAACGTAGCGCGCCGCCCTGAGGACGCACGCAAGGAGAAGCTGGCGCCTCCCACGGAAGCGACGGAACAGACGACCTTGGAGAATCCTGCAGAGCCGCTCCATTTCCAGGGCCCGAATCTGACTGGGCAGATCGTTAGCAGCACCGATCCGGAATTCAAGGGCAAGGTTGTCATCGCCGCTATTGGCGGTAGCTGGTGCCCGAACTGCCACGACGAAGCACCGTTGCTGGTGGAGCTTTACAACAAGTATCACCAGCGTGGGTTGGAGATTGTTGATCTGTCGTTTGAGGAAGACGATCAGTTGAAGAACCCGGAACGTCTACGTTCATTCGTGACGAAGTACAAGATTCCCTATACGGTTCTACTGATGGGCACACCCGATGACTTGAATGCGAAGCTGCCGCAGGGCAAGAATCTGAACGCGTGGCCTACCTCGTTCTTCATTGGCCGTGACGGTCTAGTGAAACAGATCCATGCTGGATTCAGCGGACCTGCGACGGGACAAGCCTATGTCGATCTGCGCAAAGAGACCTTTGCACTGGTAGAGAAGCTACTGGCAGAACCCGCGGCTCGCTAA
- a CDS encoding DUF3106 domain-containing protein: protein MISRFSMTTFKLRQTAVAALFVALGTTCMAQGKHGQPSSGGGAPHPSNVGGGAPHVPNYGGSSAPHAPNYGGGAPNYGGSNGVRPGGMPQQGGQQMSGRPGGNGFAGQSGQSQGAVIGPQRPRGEHLGQWMQQHQNLSPQQQQKALQKEPGFNQLPQQTQQRMEDRLNRLNSMPPQQREKVIQRGEAMERLSPQQRVQVRGAMGQLSALPDDRRRAVARTFRELRSMPPEQQNQMLNSPQYHQQFSDQERGTLGNLLSVSPMLPQNQ, encoded by the coding sequence ATGATTTCGCGTTTCTCGATGACTACTTTCAAGCTGCGACAGACTGCCGTCGCGGCTCTGTTTGTGGCATTGGGAACTACCTGCATGGCTCAGGGAAAGCACGGACAGCCCTCTTCTGGCGGTGGCGCTCCTCACCCATCGAACGTTGGCGGTGGCGCTCCCCATGTTCCGAATTACGGCGGAAGCAGTGCTCCTCATGCGCCGAACTACGGTGGCGGTGCGCCGAATTATGGAGGCTCGAACGGTGTGCGCCCTGGAGGAATGCCTCAGCAGGGTGGGCAGCAGATGAGCGGTCGTCCCGGCGGTAATGGTTTCGCAGGACAGTCAGGGCAGTCTCAGGGTGCCGTGATTGGGCCGCAGCGGCCGCGTGGTGAACATCTGGGTCAGTGGATGCAACAGCACCAGAATCTGAGCCCGCAGCAGCAACAAAAAGCTCTGCAGAAAGAACCAGGATTCAACCAGCTTCCTCAGCAGACACAGCAGAGGATGGAGGACCGGCTGAATCGGCTGAATAGCATGCCGCCACAGCAGCGGGAGAAGGTCATTCAGCGTGGCGAAGCCATGGAGCGTCTGTCGCCGCAGCAACGTGTGCAGGTGCGCGGTGCCATGGGACAGTTGAGTGCTCTGCCGGACGATCGTCGTCGCGCAGTGGCCCGCACCTTCCGCGAACTGCGATCCATGCCGCCAGAGCAGCAGAACCAGATGTTGAATTCGCCGCAGTATCACCAGCAGTTCAGCGATCAGGAACGCGGAACGTTGGGCAATCTGCTGTCCGTGAGCCCCATGCTGCCTCAGAATCAGTAG
- a CDS encoding NAD(P)-dependent oxidoreductase: MRRVIVTGANGFMGLALTRRLLAEGAEVHAFTGRNHDSLEREASGAEIHSLHGRPLEAAELVRQIKPETIFHLATVVAEPNDANGLGALLEANISLGASLLQGASQCTKPPVFVNAGSYWQFDTDGSHLPNTLYAATKQAFDELLQYHRRKYRVPAATLILYDTFGEADTRKKLWRSLLTSPAGTDFALSPGEQRIHVVHVDDVVEAFLHAASLLREEKLEGSHYSVHSLHPRSLRELVESINTAADLQLSLKWGALPYPADQKFEPYVGEPLPGWSPRVDVLDAMVRYGRNAATLQEEKAR; encoded by the coding sequence GTGCGCAGGGTTATCGTTACCGGTGCAAATGGATTTATGGGATTGGCCCTGACGCGCCGTTTACTGGCGGAAGGGGCAGAGGTTCACGCATTCACCGGCAGGAACCACGACTCCTTAGAGAGAGAAGCGTCAGGGGCTGAGATTCATTCGCTGCACGGACGGCCTCTGGAGGCCGCGGAACTCGTCCGGCAGATTAAGCCTGAGACGATCTTTCATCTCGCAACGGTCGTCGCAGAACCGAACGATGCAAACGGACTTGGTGCTCTGCTGGAGGCCAACATTTCACTGGGAGCCAGCCTGTTGCAGGGTGCTTCGCAATGCACCAAGCCACCTGTGTTTGTGAATGCCGGATCGTACTGGCAGTTCGACACCGACGGCTCGCACCTCCCCAACACGCTCTATGCAGCCACTAAGCAAGCGTTTGATGAGCTGTTGCAGTACCACCGCAGAAAGTATCGGGTTCCAGCAGCGACGTTGATCTTGTACGACACCTTTGGTGAGGCGGACACGCGGAAGAAGCTTTGGCGAAGCCTGCTAACGAGCCCTGCCGGAACTGATTTCGCACTGTCTCCCGGCGAACAGCGCATTCACGTTGTCCACGTGGACGATGTTGTGGAAGCCTTTTTGCATGCAGCTTCGTTGTTGCGTGAGGAAAAGCTTGAGGGCTCGCACTATTCAGTACACTCATTGCATCCACGTTCCCTTCGTGAATTAGTGGAGTCGATAAATACAGCCGCCGATCTGCAGCTCAGCCTGAAGTGGGGCGCCTTGCCCTATCCGGCAGATCAGAAGTTTGAACCGTACGTTGGTGAGCCTCTGCCCGGCTGGTCGCCGCGTGTTGATGTGCTCGACGCCATGGTTCGTTACGGACGCAATGCAGCAACGCTGCAGGAGGAAAAAGCCCGCTGA
- a CDS encoding flavin reductase family protein — MRRLVATITIVAAGDEDGRAGMVATAVMSVAANPPSLAVGVNRDAGVWKAIQRSGRFSVNLLSNTHTNLVLPFSGQLQGEERFTLGEWETHHTSVPYLADAVVTLFCKSEASVDYGTHTVFIGAVEDIRFSSNANEPLLWRNGSFANAVSLEDLIG; from the coding sequence ATGCGCCGTCTAGTGGCCACGATCACCATCGTGGCCGCAGGCGATGAGGATGGTAGAGCTGGCATGGTAGCTACGGCTGTTATGAGCGTTGCCGCCAACCCTCCATCGCTTGCTGTCGGAGTGAACCGCGACGCTGGCGTGTGGAAGGCCATCCAACGTAGCGGACGCTTTAGTGTCAACCTGCTCTCCAACACTCACACCAATCTGGTGCTGCCGTTCAGTGGTCAGCTACAGGGTGAGGAGCGTTTCACGCTGGGTGAATGGGAGACGCACCACACTTCCGTGCCTTATCTCGCCGATGCGGTAGTCACCCTCTTCTGCAAATCAGAAGCTTCTGTCGATTACGGCACCCACACCGTCTTCATCGGCGCTGTGGAGGACATCCGTTTCTCCTCAAACGCAAACGAGCCGTTGCTGTGGCGCAACGGCTCGTTTGCAAATGCGGTTTCGTTGGAAGACCTGATCGGTTAG
- a CDS encoding glycosyltransferase family 2 protein, translating into MEGTKVHPLISFVVPVFDEEMNIEPFYQAVSAAIAPLEDRYRFEFVFTDNHSTDATFQLLKALAQRDSRISVFRFSRNFGYQRSIMTGYARARGDAAIQLDVDLQDPPELVGRFLEEWERGADVVYGVRVKRQESWFINVQRGIFYRMIDLLSEDKIPVDAGDFRLISRRVIDLLKTYEDAQPYLRGTIATLGFTQVGIPYSRNARERGESKFSFSKLISLALDGILNHSTVPLRLSTYFGLTVSFLTLLSIGGYIAAKFITGATWPAGFATLAALILASLSINAMLLGIIGEYLGRMYRQVKKQPLTIIENAVVGSDLDARGANQR; encoded by the coding sequence ATGGAAGGAACGAAAGTGCATCCCCTAATCTCTTTCGTAGTTCCCGTATTTGACGAAGAGATGAACATCGAGCCGTTCTATCAGGCAGTCTCAGCCGCGATTGCGCCGCTGGAAGATCGCTACCGGTTTGAGTTCGTGTTCACGGACAATCACAGTACCGATGCTACTTTTCAGTTGCTCAAAGCTCTGGCGCAGCGTGACTCACGCATCAGCGTCTTCCGGTTCTCACGTAACTTTGGCTATCAACGTTCCATCATGACGGGCTATGCTCGCGCACGTGGCGATGCCGCCATTCAGCTCGACGTCGATCTGCAGGATCCTCCCGAACTGGTAGGCCGTTTCCTGGAGGAGTGGGAGCGCGGTGCAGACGTTGTCTACGGCGTACGTGTGAAGCGTCAGGAGTCGTGGTTTATCAACGTGCAGCGCGGCATCTTCTATCGCATGATTGATCTTCTGAGTGAAGACAAGATCCCCGTAGATGCAGGCGATTTCCGTCTTATCAGTCGCCGAGTTATCGATCTCCTCAAGACCTATGAAGATGCGCAGCCCTATCTTCGAGGCACTATTGCCACGCTAGGCTTCACACAGGTAGGCATTCCGTATAGCCGCAATGCGCGCGAACGTGGTGAAAGCAAATTCAGCTTCTCCAAGCTGATCAGCCTTGCTCTGGATGGCATCCTGAACCATTCCACGGTGCCACTACGCCTTTCCACATACTTCGGATTGACGGTGTCGTTTCTGACATTGCTTTCGATCGGTGGTTACATCGCTGCAAAATTCATAACGGGTGCAACATGGCCTGCGGGCTTTGCCACGCTGGCTGCTCTCATCCTTGCGTCGTTAAGTATTAACGCGATGCTTCTCGGCATTATCGGCGAATATCTTGGCAGAATGTATCGGCAAGTTAAGAAGCAGCCACTGACGATTATTGAAAACGCAGTCGTAGGATCTGATCTTGACGCACGTGGAGCGAATCAGCGCTAA
- a CDS encoding glycosyltransferase family 39 protein — MTRPDATRSGRWDGLLCGLIVVLAILLDHPFLEMGLIDDFSYIQTAFIYARTGHFVYNGWATAMLGWQIPWGALFVKMFGYHVWPLHLSTLVLAGLCMPLLHSVMRRSGLNRSHAIFATLLTGLSPVFIPLSSTFMTDTGGLLTLTLCWYGLLRALDSRTDRSVYLWLVLATAASVIGGTARQIVWVGALTMMPAAAFLLRRRKGVVALAISLWVISVASIASCLRWFKHQPLSVPEPLVQGHFGLRSFRELAGTELAGLLCLTMLALPVFVAAIPPRSQWTVRGWLKLSAATVAVTVISFFVAFHLVEKGWMPWTGDVVEHLGVYDYPAGWLLGVEPMLFSHTARIVSSYLIVGIAIAGAASLWNARAIEKTDSPSAASSWHTQIILLGGLLVGYLGLLIPRAIWFQVLDRYLLPLLPVAALVLLRLHQERLGKRVPTMAWATLAVWALFAVAGTHDWLESHRARLTAVARLGDAGIPPEHINAGYEFNGMTQIRLAGTIVDPRVTFPPEMHVVTKPEYPADLPKSCYGLLYKSTPVVKPEFFLAHQIVPCLEPSSFGTVPYRTWLPPYDREIHILQRSR, encoded by the coding sequence ATGACGCGTCCGGATGCGACCCGAAGCGGTCGCTGGGATGGTCTGCTCTGTGGACTCATCGTCGTACTCGCAATTCTGCTGGATCATCCCTTCCTTGAGATGGGATTGATCGACGATTTCTCGTATATCCAAACGGCGTTCATCTACGCACGTACCGGCCACTTTGTTTACAACGGCTGGGCGACAGCAATGCTGGGCTGGCAGATTCCCTGGGGCGCGCTGTTCGTCAAGATGTTTGGCTATCATGTGTGGCCGTTGCATCTGTCGACGCTGGTGCTGGCCGGCTTATGCATGCCACTGCTGCATAGCGTAATGCGTCGCTCCGGACTGAACCGCTCCCATGCAATCTTTGCAACATTGCTGACAGGCCTGTCGCCTGTCTTCATTCCCCTGTCTTCGACCTTCATGACAGATACAGGTGGACTGCTAACCCTGACACTGTGCTGGTACGGATTACTGCGCGCCCTCGATAGCCGCACCGATCGCAGCGTGTACCTGTGGTTAGTACTCGCCACAGCCGCCAGCGTGATCGGCGGCACTGCGCGGCAAATCGTGTGGGTGGGTGCGCTGACCATGATGCCCGCTGCGGCCTTTTTATTGCGCAGACGTAAGGGCGTTGTAGCCCTGGCAATCTCACTCTGGGTGATCAGCGTCGCTTCCATCGCGTCCTGCTTGCGCTGGTTCAAGCATCAGCCACTATCCGTGCCAGAACCTCTCGTTCAGGGCCACTTCGGTCTTCGCTCCTTTCGCGAACTTGCCGGTACGGAGCTGGCAGGACTCTTGTGCCTGACGATGCTGGCACTCCCGGTGTTTGTAGCCGCGATTCCTCCACGTTCGCAGTGGACGGTACGCGGCTGGCTGAAGCTATCTGCAGCCACAGTAGCGGTCACGGTGATCTCTTTCTTCGTCGCATTTCACCTTGTTGAGAAGGGATGGATGCCGTGGACCGGGGACGTGGTGGAACATCTCGGTGTCTATGATTACCCCGCTGGCTGGCTGCTGGGTGTGGAACCGATGCTGTTCTCGCACACCGCCCGCATTGTGAGTTCGTATCTCATCGTCGGTATCGCAATTGCCGGAGCCGCTTCGCTGTGGAATGCCCGTGCGATCGAGAAAACAGACTCTCCCTCCGCCGCAAGTTCCTGGCACACGCAAATCATTTTGCTTGGTGGACTGCTGGTCGGTTATCTCGGCTTGCTGATTCCGCGCGCCATCTGGTTCCAGGTGCTGGATCGTTACCTACTGCCACTGCTTCCCGTAGCGGCTCTGGTTCTGCTTCGTCTGCATCAGGAACGGCTGGGGAAACGCGTTCCCACGATGGCCTGGGCAACATTGGCTGTATGGGCCTTGTTTGCGGTTGCGGGAACGCATGACTGGCTGGAGAGCCATCGCGCACGCCTGACTGCCGTTGCGCGGCTTGGAGATGCAGGTATCCCCCCGGAGCACATCAACGCGGGGTACGAATTTAATGGCATGACGCAGATCCGCCTGGCTGGCACGATCGTGGATCCGCGAGTCACGTTTCCGCCGGAAATGCATGTGGTGACAAAGCCCGAGTATCCGGCAGACCTGCCGAAGTCGTGCTATGGGCTGCTCTACAAGAGCACTCCCGTCGTGAAACCGGAATTTTTCCTGGCTCACCAGATCGTTCCCTGCCTGGAACCCTCATCGTTTGGAACAGTTCCATACCGCACCTGGCTGCCGCCCTATGACCGGGAGATTCATATTCTCCAACGCAGCCGCTAA